The following are encoded in a window of Pyrenophora tritici-repentis strain M4 chromosome 6, whole genome shotgun sequence genomic DNA:
- a CDS encoding Cutinase multi-domain protein — protein sequence MSPSSIMKQGLATAVLAALPLARAQGTTPPKLTADCNDVAIFMARGNDAPYSDGRTSPFRDAICAKFQAQGNSCDYMDIVFDATLGAEFCPTIQEGASNGVRQITEYNAKCPSTLVVINGYSQGAMVAGSLLSGGGDDACNVDAVTTGLNPASAAGQAVKAALIWGDVKHTANQAYNVLDGASKDVWPRTGSNLDRLNAYSSVLRSYCAAGDPVCAGGSVVADHLNYFELYTEEASSWIKPVSTPVTFSTMVSSYVPGVTATVNATSVVPAEPSTAYPVTMIPKPSAPWGNSTAPYGNSTLPVTGSIIIPSKPAETPYLPGVPAETPSYPGAGETPYHPGAPQTPGAPAPAPAPTAAPGYPAVPNACPPAVVYETVTSVVYMYV from the exons ATGTCTCCCTCCTCTATAATGAAGCAAGGACTCGCCACCGCTGTCCTTGCCGCTCTTCCTCTCGCTCGTGCCCAGGGCACTACACCACCAAAGCTTACAGCAGACTGTAACGATGTAGCCATCTTTATGGCTCGCGGCAACGATGCCCCTTACAGCGATGGACGTACTTCACCTTTCCGTGACGCTATCTGTGCAAAGTTCCAAGCTCAGGGAAACTCTTGCGACTACATGGACATCGTCTTCGACGCAACCCTCGGAGCAGAATTCTGCCCTACCATCCAGGAGGGTGCCAGCAATGGAGTCAGGCAAATCACAGAGTACAACGCCAAATGCCCAAGCACACTGGTTGTCATCAACGGTTACTCACAGGGTGCCATGGTTGCCGGCTCTCTGCTCAGTGGAGGAGGAGACGATGCCTGCAATGTTGATGCCGTTACTACGGGCCTCAACCCTGCTTCTGCGGCTGGTCAGGCGGTCAAGGCTGCCCTTATCTGGGGTGACGTCAAGCACACTGCCAACCAGGCATACAATGTCCTCGATGGCGCAAGCAAGGACGTCTGGCCTCGTACTGGTTCCAACCTCGACCGTCTCAACGCCTACTCTTCGGTCCTGCGCTCGTACTGCGCTGCTGGTGACCCAGTATGTGCTGGTGGCAGCGTCGTTGCTGACCACTTGAACTACTTCGAACTCTACACCGAAGAAGCCTCATCATGGATT AAGCCCGTCTCTACCCCAGTCACCTTCTCGACCATGGTCTCCTCTTACGTCCCAGGCGTAACTGCCACTGTCAACGCAACCTCAGTCGTTCCCGCCGAGCCTTCCACCGCCTACCCGGTCACTATGATCCCCAAGCCCTCTGCACCATGGGGTAACTCTACCGCCCCTTACGGTAACTCGACCCTTCCAGTCACCGGCAGCATCATCATTCCTAGCAAGCCAGCCGAGACCCCTTACCTTCCTGGTGTGCCCGCTGAGACTCCCTCTTACCCGGGCGCCGGCGAGACTCCTTACCACCCCGGTGCGCCGCAGACCCCAGGTGCACCCGCTCCTGCGCCTGCTCCCACTGCGGCTCCCGGATACCCTGCGGTTCCCAACGCCTGCCCTCCTGCAGTTGTCTACGAGACCGTAACGTCGGTTGTGTACATGTACGTATAG
- a CDS encoding Spy, O-linked N-acetylglucosamine transferase, SPINDLY family yields the protein MTMVRQYPPQPSSSQLPSELAYSGNNASSTNNIAPAPSHANPLHNAATFEARTIAQYPIPQQYAHPLSRHNSYGAQPSDSGHASKPAEHMLRRKTPNGILAAAYDGTSVEKNGEPHATKHILLPVTAESNIPYGMKQDLPLRSPGVHNGQGRNPHDVSEWSVSRYFETGSGLTGQHLPQIDSMLNQIPPLQPLLPYQMYGSQFCGPMGPPFQTPLNPTVSNDQGPFGPYWHDGTYIPYRPAAMRDPRFMHHHPHHHSQNWSHPHSNAFIPHPYNNVMPNFSHHQQNSLHLDYAQGAYGHQLRPPLEFSPYGQPQAHVALDYQNQSLPPPLTQRPQDYLHSGQTTPVAEYAPSAPLEEFAPPSPDGQSRESVFAWAHAVYVDLLRYLQSTRKANSQNPQGRTHHRPHIYPKPPRQPASSLSSPALGTNPSLERRVSYPTPSHYASSQSGTDFASRRPQMPHTRSMSAWSMSGPDVNAQPWQSMPPPHMVPNGLGMEPPRPLRRMSGSVASAHQTLRQGIPPSLTAATALESITKHCEESKWSWIDGILLGGCLAYALGDYQKAQDWYKHILTLDKDHVEAISNLAATMLALQQKREAENYWRRAVKLRPSYFEAVEHLIGLLCSDQKSREAVQVIEEVERQLKFVKRADAMRSLEIESERSNSDLSESSVSEASDRPVFEFEGDDEAVFKDLDELPGSDQPGFGSSGYAIAGCDNGRVLALVHAKGNMLYALGDNAGAAKAFENAVLIGAGPHPNGIDGLIKRILAVVGYDISERSPGGRRMPPSSDPILLPPEAATRTAHLCFPAHGQLPGLKHVPGEGLSRKAAISTTSNSLLSLAKIFQDGMATNSPKATVYQSNYGVREILALYYLSLSLQPSPSTANNVGILLASVHQSAPAKAIPMSHAFAQHLVPGLVPGSGVHLALAYYHYGLRLDHSHAHLYTNLGSLLKDIGHLDNAIEMYEKAVKCDQSFDIALANLANAVKDKGRIADAIFYYRKAVKSSPDFAEAVCGLANALNSVCSWAGRGGIAEDSDSRDRWHVNESGMLLDAKIPGASSSGWIHKVVKLVEKQLGDGEEWGRGIMDDYFIQDIIRPFALVGGSLQDVKAKENSMKSVLLTWKGQKWEGARIVRLVERAIGWMTWQWYQDRYVLGKQRPAASYRRPQLPAALTVPAAPTVLPFHTFTCPMSAKQIRLISQRNGLRISCSTLRVPWLPQTVYEPPAPPRPYLKVGYVSSDFNNHPLAHLMQSVFGLHNPARVKAYCYATTPSDHSEHRKQIERESPVFYDASSWSAERLVHQIVRDGIHILVNLNGYTRGARNEVFAARAAPVQMAFMGFAGTLGAGWCDYLLADDTAVPPDTLRQWRRNIDLEDALVDDNSGGEDDKWIYGENIVFCRDTFFCCDHRQSAPDSQGRQPNWEEEQHRRWAMRKEIFPNLSDNAIILANFNQLYKIEPTTFRTWLRILEKIPNAVLWLLRFPDLGETNLKQTAHLWAGPEVASRIMFTDVAQKHQHISRARVCDLFLDTPECNAHTTAADVLWSGTPLLTLPRYKYKMCSRMAASILKGALPKTPAGAQAAKELIASNDNEYEEMAVRLARNCIYNGHRASGRLSELRRMLYESRWSSPLFDTRRWVRDLEDAYEIAWKKWEKGEGGDIWLKHQAPLPA from the exons ATGACTATGGTTCGGCAGTATCCCCCGCAGCCTTCGTCGTCGCAGCTTCCCTCCGAGCTGGCCTACTCCGGCAACAACGCCAGCAGCACAAACAACATCGCCCCCGCACCTTCCCATGCAAACCCCCTTCACAATGCCGCCACATTCGAGGCGCGTACCATCGCCCAGTACCCCATCCCCCAGCAGTACGCCCATCCGCTCTCGAGACACAACTCGTATGGCGCACAGCCGTCCGATTCTGGCCACGCTTCCAAACCCGCAGAGCACATGCTTCGCCGAAAGACACCCAACGGAATCCTCGCCGCTGCCTATGACGGCACTTCCGTTGAGAAGAATGGAGAGCCACATGCCACCAAGCACATTCTGCTACCCGTGACCGCCGAATCAAACATACCGTATGGCATGAAGCAGGACCTTCCCCTCCGGTCGCCAGGTGTCCACAATGGCCAAGGACGGAATCCGCACGACGTGTCGGAATGGAGTGTTAGCCGCTATTTCGAGACTGGATCGGGACTCACTGGCCAACATTTACCTCAAATCGACTCCATGCTCAACCAGATACCGCCATTGCAACCTCTCTTACCTTACCAGATGTACGGCTCTCAGTTCTGTGGTCCCATGGGACCGCCATTCCAGACCCCCTTGAATCCGACCGTCTCCAATGACCAAGGCCCGTTTGGTCCCTATTGGCACGATGGGACGTACATCCCGTACCGGCCTGCTGCTATGCGGGATCCTCGCTTTATgcatcatcatcctcatcaCCACAGCCAAAACTGGAGTCACCCGCATAGCAATGCCTTCATCCCCCACCCGTACAACAATGTTATGCCCAACTTTTCCCATCACCAACAAAACTCTCTCCATTTGGACTACGCGCAGGGCGCATATGGCCATCAACTAAGGCCACCATTAGAATTCTCACCATATGGACAGCCACAGGCGCATGTCGCTTTGGACTACCAGAACCAGTCATTACCGCCACCTCTCACACAGCGTCCCCAGGACTACCTACACTCTGGCCAAACGACACCAGTCGCTGAGTACGCTCCCTCTGCCCCATTAGAGGAGTTTGCTCCACCGTCGCCGGATGGACAGAGCAGAGAAAGTGTCTTTGCATGGGCTCACGCAGTATACGTCGATCTCCTTCGATACCTGCAGTCCACCAGGAAAGCGAATTCACAAAACCCTCAAGGTCGCACACATCATAGACCTCACATCTACCCAAAGCCGCCACGGCAACCTGCATCTAGTCTTTCCAGCCCTGCCCTAGGTACCAATCCATCACTAGAACGACGTGTCTCGTATCCCACCCCTAGTCACTATGCTTCATCCCAGTCTGGAACAGACTTCGCGTCCAGAAGGCCTCAAATGCCACATACACGCTCAATGTCCGCATGGTCAATGAGTGGTCCAGATGTGAATGCTCAACCATGGCAAAGTATGCCACCGCCACACATGGTACCCAATGGCCTGGGCATGGAGCCTCCACGACCTCTACGACGAATGTCGGGGTCTGTTGCCAGCGCCCACCAGACTCTTCGCCAGGGTATACCCCCAAGCTTGACAGCTGCAACTGCACTAGAGTCGATTACCAAACACTGTGAAGAAAGCAAATGGAGTTGGATAGACGGTATTCTGTTGGGCGGTTGCCTCGCATATGCGCTGGGTGATTACCAAAAAGCCCAGGACTGGTACAAACACATCCTTACATTGGACAAAGA TCATGTCGAGGCGATTTCAAATCTCGCAGCTACTATGTTAGCTCTCCAGCAAAAGCGTGAAGCTGAGAATTACTGGAGACGCGCAGTCAAGCTTCGCCCCAGCTATTTCGAGGCCGTCGAGCACCTGATCGGCTTACTTTGCAGTGACCAAAAGTCCCGCGAGGCTGTTCAAGTCATCGAAGAGGTCGAACGCCAGTTGAAATTCGTCAAGCGGGCAGATGCCATGCGCAGCCTCGAAATTGAAAGCGAACGTTCAAATTCTGATCTCAGCGAATCGAGCGTGTCGGAGGCATCTGATCGGCCTGTTTTTGAGTTCGAAGGAGACGACGAGGCTGTTTTCAAGGACCTGGACGAACTCCCCGGATCAGACCAACCGGGTTTCGGTTCAAGCGGCTATGCAATTGCCGGCTGTGACAACGGTCGCGTTCTTGCCTTGGTACACGCCAAAGGCAACATGCTCTACGCTCTTGGCGACAACGCTGGTGCTGCCAAAGCTTTCGAAAATGCCGTTCTTATCGGTGCTGGACCGCATCCGAATGGTATCGACGGCCTCATCAAGCGCATTCTCGCTGTTGTTGGGTATGATATTTCAGAGCGTTCGCCAGGTGGCCGTCGTATGCCGCCGTCCTCAGATCCCATCTTGTTACCACCGGAAGCGGCTACTAGGACAGCTCACCTTTGCTTCCCAGCACATGGTCAACTCCCTGGTCTCAAACACGTCCCCGGTGAGGGTCTCTCTAGAAAAGCAGCCATATCAACCACGAGCAACTCTTTACTATCTCTGGCGAAGATTTTCCAGGATGGTATGGCGACTAACTCTCCCAAAGCCACAGTCTATCAAAGCAACTATGGAGTACGGGAGATCTTGGCTCTTTACTACTTGTCTCTATCACTACAGCCTAGCCCGTCAACAGCCAACAACGTAGGCATTCTACTCGCCAGTGTACATCAGTCTGCACCTGCGAAAGCGATTCCTATGTCACATGCCTTTGCACaacatctagtgcctggcCTAGTGCCAGGCAGCGGGGTGCATCTGGCGCTTGCTTACTACCACTACGGACTTCGGTTGGACCACTCCCACGCACATCTCTACACTAATCTCGGCAGTCTGCTCAAAGACATTGGTCACCTAGACAATGCCATTGAAATGTACGAAAAAGCAGTAAAATGCGACCAAAGTTTCGACATTGCTCTTGCCAACCTTGCCAATGCCGTCAAAGACAAAGGTCGCATCGCCGATGCCATCTTCTACTACAGGAAAGCTGTCAAGTCCAGCCCAGACTTTGCAGAGGCAGTCTGTGGATTGGCTAATGCGCTTAACTCTGTTTGTAGCTGGGCTGGTAGAGGTGGTATTGCCGAGGACAGTGACTCAAGAGATCGCTGGCACGTCAACGAGAGTGGTATGCTCCTGGATGCCAAAATTCCCGGTGCATCCAGCTCCGGATGGATTCACAAAGTCGTCAAGTTGGTCGAGAAACAGCTTGGGGATGGCGAGGAATGGGGTCGAGGTATTATGGACGACTATTTCATCCAAGACATCATCCGGCCTTTTGCACTTGTTGGGGGAAGTCTGCAAGATGTAAAAGCAAAGGAAAACAGCATGAAGTCGGTCCTGCTGACTTGGAAGGGCCAAAAATGGGAAGGTGCTCGCATCGTACGCCTTGTGGAGCGCGCCATCGGGTGGATGACCTGGCAATGGTATCAGGACCGCTATGTTCTTGGAAAGCAACGACCAGCGGCATCATACCGGAGACCACAACTACCGGCAGCCTTGACAGTACCCGCGGCACCTACAGTGCTCCCTTTCCACACCTTTACTTGTCCCATGTCAGCTAAACAGATCCGTCTCATCTCACAACGCAATGGCCTGCGCATCTCATGCTCGACGCTTAGGGTTCCTTGGCTACCGCAGACTGTCTATGAGCCTCCCGCACCACCAAGGCCGTACCTGAAGGTTGGCTACGTATCCTCGGATTTCAACAACCATCCTTTAGCACATCTAATGCAATCTGTCTTTGGACTTCACAACCCAGCCCGTGTCAAGGCTTACTGCTACGCGACAACACCGAGCGACCATTCGGAGCATCGAAAACAGATCGAACGAGAGTCGCCAGTCTTCTACGATGCCAGCAGTTGGTCAGCGGAACGGCTTGTCCACCAGATCGTTCGCGACGGTATTCACATCCTTGTGAACCTCAATGGCTACACAAGAGGAGCACGGAACGAGGTGTTTGCCGCCCGCGCTGCTCCCGTTCAGATGGCCTTTATGGGGTTCGCAGGTACCCTCGGCGCTGGATGGTGTGACTATCTTCTCGCCGACGATACCGCGGTACCTCCAGACACCCTCCGACAGTGGCGCCGTAACATTGATCTCGAAGACGCTCTTGTCGACGATAATAGTGGTGGTGAAGACGACAAATGGATCTACGGAGAGAATATCGTTTTCTGTCGGGATACCTTCTTCTGTTGTGACCACCGACAGAGTGCTCCAGATTCGCAGGGTCGGCAGCCCAACTGGGAAGAAGAGCAACATCGGAGGTGGGCCATGCGTAAAGAGATCTTCCCCAATCTTTCCGATAATGCGATCATTCTTGCCAACTTCAACCAGCTGTACAAG ATCGAACCCACCACCTTCCGTACTTGGTTGCGCATTCTAGAAAAGATCCCCAACGCAGTTCTTTGGCTGCTGCGATTCCCCGATCTTGGCGAGACCAACCTCAAGCAAACAGCCCACTTATGGGCCGGTCCTGAGGTAGCGAGTCGCATCATGTTCACTGATGTCGCGCAGAAGCATCAGCATATCTCCCGCGCACGTGTTTGTGATCTCTTCCTCGACACGCCGGAGTGCAATGCACACACAACAGCCGCTGATGTGCTCTGGTCTGGAACACCACTACTGACGTTACCACGTTACAAGTACAAGATGTGTTCTCGCATGGCAGCTTCCATACTCAAAGGTGCGCTGCCAAAAACACCAGCGGGCGCGCAAGCCGCAAAAGAACTCATTGCCAGCAACGATAACGAATACGAAGAAATGGCTGTTCGCTTGGCTCGCAACTGTATCTACAACGGTCACCGTGCGAGTGGCCGACTTAGCGAACTCCGACGAATGCTATACGAATCACGCTGGTCGAGTCCTCTCTTTGACACTAGACGATGGGTCAGAGACCTAGAGGACGCATACGAAATAGCATGGAAGAAGTGGGAGAAAGGAGAAGGGGGCGACATCTGGCTGAAGCACCAGGCACCTTTGCCGGCATAG
- a CDS encoding FabG, Dehydrogenase with different specificities (related to short-chain alcohol dehydrogenase) — translation MTSFENKTVIVTGCSSGIGLQTTLVFLSHKARVFGIDIAPFTQTLDATQSTNFTFHQANLCGPNAAEDAIAACIAKYGPKIDVLANVAGVLDNLGSADTVEDQEWDRVLAINLTVPVRMMRAVLPSMKQHRAGSIVNVGSMASMSGATAGVAYTASKHGTVGATKNVAWRFQKEGIRCNAVIPGGVPTNIHNSMQADKIDQAAFQRWKILWDAVKDHTNEDEHVITTDDIAEGIVFLASDQARSISGTLLPIDNAWSAV, via the exons ATGACATCTTTCGAAAACAAGACCGTAATCGTAACCGGCTGCAGCAGCGGCATCGGCCTACAAACTACCCTCGTCTTTCTCTCGCACAAGGCGCGCGTCTTCGGCATCGACATCGCACCCTTCACGCAGACACTTGACGCCACACAGTCCACAAACTTCACCTTCCACCAAGCCAACCTCTGCGGGCCCAACGCAGCCGAGGATGCCATAGCCGCCTGCATCGCAAAGTACGGGCCGAAGATTGATGTTCTGGCCAATGTGGCGGGGGTACTTGACAATCTCGGAAGCGCGGATACTGTGGAAGATCAGGAGTGGGACCGGGTGCTCGCCATCAATCTGACGGTGCCGGTCCGGATGATGAGAGCCGTGCTTCCGAGTATGAAGCAGCATCGAGCCGGGTCTATTGTGAATGTGGGCAGTATGGCGAGCATGTCTGGTGCTACAGCTGGTGTTGCGTACACGGCTTCCAAACACGGTACAGTCGGTGCAACGAAGAATGTTGCATGGCGGTTCCAAAAGGAGGGTATCAGGTGCAATGCTGTGATTCCGG GTGGTGTTCCTACCAACATTCATAATAGCATGCAGGCGGACAAGATAGACCAAGCTGCGTTCCAACGGTGGAA GATATTGTGGGACGCAGTTAAAGATCATACTAACGAAGATGAACATGTGATCACTACGGATGATATCGCGGAAGGCATTGTGTTTTTGGCATCAGATCAAGCGAGGAGTATTAGTGGCACGCTTCTGCCGATTGATAACGCTTGGTCGGCGGTATAA
- a CDS encoding AmtB, Ammonia permease, with the protein MASLPAPTPITEWPDYAVDPNGGNVMTTDLNALYDKGDLCWMQITPAIGFLYAGMHRRKAALTMIFQSLFCACAVGIQFWVYGYSLYQSHTTNPFIGDLSKAGLHNTLGYPSLANADIPDILYACFGFTFVTCTAMILAGAMLERGRLFPSMLFLLCWTTFVYYVLAYAEWNPSGWLYKLGVYDFAGSGASTANISIRSVYIACNTNLAACGGGMAWVLLEYASTRKFSIIGFCSGIIAGLVGITPACGYVRIQTAALIGALTSCGSFFTVKYKYLLRIDEGLDIFAIHGVGGYIGDILTGFFAAPYIPAMDGVSNTYEGGWWAKNWKQMVYQLAAATFCAAWSFVISIILLFIINRIPGCHIRAAEDDELKGLDYKYFSDADGDMMVLTGFGAAIPGFTTSQVVSGARSHQDVPVEPEKRD; encoded by the exons ATGGCGTCCCTACCAGCGCCAACGCCCATCACGGAATGGCCAGACTACGCTGTTGATCCCAATGGCGGTAACGTCATGACGACTGACCTCAACGCGCTCTACGACAAGGGCGACCTCTGTTGGAT GCAAATCACCCCAGCAATCGGTTTCCTCTACGCCGGCATGCACCGCCGCAAAGCAGCACTCACCATGATTTTCCAATCCCTCTTCTGCGCCTGCGCCGTCGGCATCCAATTCTGGGTCTACGGCTACTCACTCTACCAATCCCACACCACTAACCCCTTCATCGGAGACCTGTCAAAAGCCGGTCTGCACAATACGCTGGGGTATCCGTCGCTCGCTAATGCTGATATACCGGATATTCTTTATGCGTGCTTTGGTTTCACCTTCGTGACGTGTACGGCCATGATTCTAGCCGGGGCGATGTTAGAGCGCGGCCGGCTTTTCCCATCTATGCTTTTCCTGCTCTGCTGGACGACGTTTGTGTACTATGTTTTGGCGTACGCGGAGTGGAACCCTAGTGGCTGGTTGTATAAACTCGGTGTTTACGACTTTGCGGGATCAG GTGCTTCGACGGCAAATATCTCCATTCGATCCGTTTATATCGCTTGCAACACCAATCTCGCGGCGTGTGGTGGCGGTATGGCTTGGGTGTTGTTGGAGTACGCCTCCACTCGCAAGTTCTCCATTATTGGATTCTGCTCCGGGATCATTGCTGGTCTCGTTGGTATCACACCGGCTTGTGGATACGTGCGTATTCAGACTGCGGCACTAATCGGAGCTCTCACCTCCTGCGGATCTTTCTTCACCGTCAAGTATAAGTACCTTCTCCGTATTGACGAGGGTCTGGATATCTTCGCCATCCACGGCGTCGGTGGCTACATCGGCGATATTCTCACCGGTTTCTTCGCAGCTCCGTACATCCCGGCCATGGACGGTGTAAGCAACACCTATGAAGGCGGATGGTGGGCCAAAAACTGGAAGCAAATGGTCTATCAACTTGCTGCTGCAACATTCTGTGCTGCATGGTCTTTTGTCATCTCCATCATCTTGCTCTTCATCATTAACAGGATCCCTGGGTGTCATATTAGGGCCGCTGAGGATGACGAACTCAAGGGCTTGGATTACAAGTACTTTAGTGATGCGGATGGCGATATGATGGTCTTGACGGGCTTCGGTGCTGCAATCCCTGGCTTTACAACTTCGCAAGTTGTGAGTGGGGCTCGAAGTCACCAGGACGTTCCTGTCGAGCCTGAGAAACGGGATTGA
- a CDS encoding ThiJ, putative intracellular protease-amidase, producing MSKPSILFVLTSHNKLGDTGKPTGWYLPELAHPYHVLRNKANITVASPKGGEAPLDPASVEASKDDVSVNFLKNDEQVWKTTQKLADFKGKAKDFDAIFYVGGHGPMFDLVDDATSQQLIREFWEADKVVSAVCHAPSVFYDAKLSDGSLLIAGKEVTAFTNAEEEQAGLTKAVPFLPEDALNKASGGKFVKAAEPWGEKVVVSGRLITGQNPASATGVAEAIAKALGI from the coding sequence ATGTCTAAGCCAAGCATTCTCTTCGTTCTTACCTCCCACAACAAGCTCGGCGACACGGGCAAGCCCACTGGCTGGTACCTCCCCGAGCTCGCGCATCCCTACCACGTCCTGCGCAACAAAGCCAACATCACCGTCGCATCCCCTAAGGGTGGCGAAGCCCCCCTCGACCCCGCGTCCGTCGAAGCCTCAAAAGACGAcgtctccgtcaacttcCTCAAGAATGACGAGCAAGTATGGAAGACGACACAAAAGCTTGCCGACTTCAAGGGCAAGGCCAAGGACTTTGACGCCATCTTCTACGTCGGCGGCCACGGCCCCATGTTCGATCTCGTCGACGATGCCACATCCCAGCAGTTGATCAGGGAGTTCTGGGAAGCGGATAAAGTTGTTTCGGCAGTGTGCCACGCACCCTCCGTCTTCTACGACGCGAAACTGAGCGATGGAAGCTTGCTGATCGCCGGCAAGGAAGTCACGGCTTTCACCAATGCCGAGGAGGAGCAGGCGGGCCTCACCAAGGCTGTGCCGTTTTTGCCCGAGGATGCGCTGAACAAGGCGAGTGGAGGCAAGTTTGTCAAGGCGGCAGAGCCTTGGGGCGAGAAGGTTGTCGTCTCTGGAAGATTGATAACTGGTCAGAACCCCGCGAGTGCTACTGGTGTCGCCGAGGCTATCGCAAAGGCATTGGGTATCTAA
- a CDS encoding AIG2 multi-domain protein, translating to MKEQAVNRWQPQPMFFYGTLQAPEILAFVLNLQDLPALKPATIKGYKMKMIGVYPTLIPNGSEEDIVQGFVWDVQTEEMFERLVEYETDMYKWEVCKAETQGRQEETAVVEDCRVFIWGGEKDSALLQEGTFDLGDYKRKFWKE from the coding sequence ATGAAAGAACAAGCCGTCAACAGATGGCAGCCCCAGCCCATGTTCTTCTACGGCACGCTGCAAGCCCCCGAGATCCTCGCCTTTGTTCTCAATCTCCAGGACCTCCCAGCCTTGAAACCCGCGACGATTAAAGGATATAAAATGAAGATGATCGGCGTCTATCCTACTTTGATACCTAACGGGAGCGAGGAAGATATTGTGCAAGGGTTTGTCTGGGATGTGCAGACTGAGGAGATGTTTGAGAGACTGGTGGAGTATGAGACGGATATGTACAAGTGGGAGGTGTGTAAGGCGGAGACACAGGGTAGGCAGGAAGAGACAGCTGTGGTAGAAGATTGCAGGGTCTTTATTTGGGGTGGGGAGAAGGATAGTGCATTGCTTCAGGAAGGGACGTTTGACTTGGGAGATTACAAGAGAAAGTTCTGGAAGGAGTAG
- a CDS encoding MutY, A-G-specific DNA glycosylase has protein sequence MPWRKKWINPAEYEGREEELGRILSKRAYEVWVSEVMLQQTRVSTVIPYFNNWIAKWPTVQDLAAANHDDVLSVWKGLGYYSRATRLHEGAKKMMSASEDAGTIPSGAAELQEFPGIGRYTAGAVSSIAFGEAEPVLDGNVARVLSRQLGLYVDVKDKKATDILWDMADQLIKYASDFPKTKTSATPGLWNQALMELGSTVCTPRPRCNDCPIQATCRAYSEGKALSDKRQSPTVVPDIEDACSICAPLDPEDLATVTEEVAEDEAPRVTKKRKAATKQTNTLSNYFAISTPKPAAKTEDDAMDIDTPPAEESKKRKTPPSTAGSKSIPMYCSLFPKKAEKKKVAEEECVVCMIELHLSDGTSKWLIEQRPAKGLLASLWQFPQNTLTASQMTPQQRKTSAAQYVSSLGASAAAVDMSKARYVAHFPPLVHVFTHLKLTMHAYQFRVEADAAEAVDLECGDEPCTRKWVDAAAMGDETLSTGMRKCWELLS, from the exons ATGCCGTGGAGGAAGAAATGGATTAATCCAGCAGAGTATGAGGGCAGAGAAGAGGAACTTGGGAGGATACTTTCCAAAAGGGCGTATGAGGTTTGGGTGTCGGAAGTTA TGTTGCAACAGACTCGGGTGTCGACGGTGATACCGTACTTCAATAACTGGATCGCGAAGTGGCCAACGGTACAAGACCTTGCTGCCGCGAACCATGATGACGTACTCTCCGTCTGGAAAGGTCTTGGTTACTACTCTCGTGCAACACGTCTGCATGAAGGCGCTAAGAAGATGATGTCCGCATCCGAAGATGCGGGCACCATTCCCAGTGGTGCTGCAGAGCTGCAAGAATTTCCCGGCATTGGGAGATACACCGCAGGAGCAGTATCCAGCATCGCATTCGGTGAAGCTGAGCCTGTCCTTGACGGAAACGTGGCGCGAGTACTAAGCCGGCAGCTTGGCTTATACGTGGATGTCAAAGACAAGAAAGCCACGGATATTCTCTGGGATATGGCCGATCAGTTGATCAAATATGCTTCCGATTTCCCGAAAACAAAGACAAGTGCCACACCGGGGCTATGGAACCAAGCGCTGATGGAGCTGGGATCCACCGTCTGTACGCCGCGACCACGATGCAATGATTGTCCCATACAGGCTACGTGCAGGGCCTATAGTGAGGGCAAGGCGTTATCTGACAAGCGCCAGTCACCGACCGTCGTCCCAGACATCGAAGACGCATGCTCAATATGTGCGCCACTGGATCCCGAGGATTTGGCAACGGTTACCGAAGAGGTGGCAGAGGATGAAGCACCACGAGTGACTAAGAAGAGAAAGGCAGCGACGAAGCAAACCAACACACTCTCAAACTACTTTGCCATCAGCACACCAAAACCAGCTGCTAAGACAGAGGACGATGCAATGGACATTGATACCCCGCCAGCCGAAGAATCGAAAAAGCGGAAAACACCCCCGTCTACAGCCGGCTCCAAGTCAATACCAATGTATTGTTCGCTCTTTCCGAAGAAAGCGGAAAAGAAAAAGGTCGCGGAAGAAGAATGCGTCGTGTGCATGATCGAGTTACACCTATCGGACGGAACTAGCAAATGGCTGATAGAGCAACGCCCAGCAAAAG GTCTCCTCGCATCCCTGTG GCAATTCCCGCAAAATACGCTCACAGCATCACAGATGACGCCCCAGCAGCGCAAAACATCAGCCGCGCAATACGTCTCCAGCCTGGGCGCTAGTGCGGCTGCTGTTGATATGAGCAAAGCGCGTTATGTGGCCCATTTCCCGCCATTGGTTCACGTCTTCACCCATTTGAAGCTTACCATGCATGCCTATCAGTTCCGGGTCGAGGCCGATGCCGCCGAGGCCGTGGACCTTGAATGCGGCGATGAGCCGTGTACCCGCAAATGGGTCGATGCGGCGGCCATGGGCGATGAGACGTTATCAACGGGGATGCGCAAGTGCTGGGAACTTCTTTCTTAA